The sequence below is a genomic window from Glycine max cultivar Williams 82 chromosome 20, Glycine_max_v4.0, whole genome shotgun sequence.
GCGGCTAATCTTTAGTGAAAAAGCATAAAGCATGGTGGAAGTTGCAACACCTGATCATAACCAACCGAAAAAAGAGAAACTAGTTGAGCCCGGAAAAACAAAACGTGGAGGATAAAAAAGAGAAGGGTCGCTTAAACGTCTCTCTCTCACTGTGTCTTTGAAggcttctttctctctcttcttcccTTGCTCTGTGTCGCCGTAACACAaaaaagggaagagagagaaagaaccaCCCACCCAACAGCTTTTGTTCTTAACAAGACAAAGCTTCGCGTGTGTTTGGGTTTCTTTTCATCCTTCCAGCTTGGAAGGATTGAAGTTTCTGTCTTTTTCTGATCTCCGCGTGCGTGGTTTGGTTTTGTTGTTGAAGATGTTGGTAGCTAATAGCTTTGATCTATGGCGAAAGGACGCTTTTTTCTCTGCGGCGGAAGAGGTGCAGGAATCAGCTGATATGTACGTTCCCCGATTCGTCTCTTTGATTCACGGTTCCTGTTTTGGACCCCTTTCAGTTGTTTTTCATTGGCTTAATTTAATCACAAGATTAGGTAAATTCCTTGTTAAAGTATGCATCTTGGGGATTGTGTCAATTGTTTTGGTTCTGGTGTTTTGCTTTTCCTATTGTCGTGTCTTTCGTTGTTCCtaatttctatttcttcttTACTCGAATAGACTTGTATGATCATTGAGCTTCGGTTTTAACTTTGAGTCACTCACTTGTTCAGgagcaaaaaaacaaaaataagaaactatttttaaaaattttatagtttttttcctTTGGCGCTTGCAAATGGAGTTTTTGGTAGTTGAGGGGAATAATAGAAACAAAGGAGGAATAAGAAGTAAGagaatctaaaatatattttttcccttGTATCAAAATTTGGAACTATTACTGAGTTAgccttttatttgattttattgtgCATGTGAATGATATGCATGCCCCAACTTATATCTGGGTTCAAAATGAATGAAGCTATTTGGATGGTCTGTGCACTACCATGCCCTTTGTTGACTTATTCCTGATTTAGGAGGGAGCTTGGTCAGTTGGTCATGTCTTCAATGCACTATAGTGTGTAAGTACTATATTGGACTATGTCATATCTGTCTTACGTAAGtttcatgtttctttttatCCAGAATGGAATCTGCATACAGGGcatggttgagagagaagagagaaaggtcAACTCCTGAGGAATTAAATGAACTATGTAGAGAGCTGCAAACTGCTTTAGGTACCGCAAAATGGCAGGTAtgtcaatattttattaaaagttaatatCGAATTCATCCTCCTCTGTATCCTCcattgaacatatatatatgcaactaaaatcttaagttttcaaagagaatgTTCCTTATTGTGTTTTGAACATGCTGAAACAGTTGGAAGAATTTGATAAAGCCGTCAGGCTAAGCTACCGACCTCACAGTGATGACAATACATCCACTAGGCATAGGCAGTTTATTTCTGCCATTGAAAGCCAAATTACCCAGGTTGAAGCAGCACTGAGGGAATCTTACATTGAGGAAGGTAAGCAACCACTTCGGTGGGTAAATCTTGATGAAGAAGAGCGAGATGATCTGGCTGCCTTTCTATCTGGAACTTGTCAGACCACACAAAGCACTAACGATGAATACATGGAGGTGAAACAAGCCAAGAAAGAAGATAAGATTGTAGATATATACACTTTCCGCAACCGGGATATATCTGCTAGTGAAAAGTCTTCTAAGGATGTCATTTCTGTTAACAAGGATACAGATTATCTGATAGAAATAAAAGCAGATGCTGTTTCTAGAAGTAATGATGATTTAGTTTCTCAAACAGATAGAACAACTAGTACAAGGAAGACATGG
It includes:
- the LOC100776721 gene encoding syntaxin-6_N domain-containing protein — encoded protein: MLVANSFDLWRKDAFFSAAEEVQESADIMESAYRAWLREKRERSTPEELNELCRELQTALGTAKWQLEEFDKAVRLSYRPHSDDNTSTRHRQFISAIESQITQVEAALRESYIEEGKQPLRWVNLDEEERDDLAAFLSGTCQTTQSTNDEYMEVKQAKKEDKIVDIYTFRNRDISASEKSSKDVISVNKDTDYLIEIKADAVSRSNDDLVSQTDRTTSTRKTWSPPNYGALKIVIADEGEQRDKPTRTVDATPKEKGFRNLFWKQKFEDYPQATRIVRMFNQRFGGIGICQSQRQFQSPLHLRYGCSVQVTLALMLTIFLIVPFVLYST
- the LOC100776721 gene encoding syntaxin-6_N domain-containing protein isoform X1; the encoded protein is MESAYRAWLREKRERSTPEELNELCRELQTALGTAKWQLEEFDKAVRLSYRPHSDDNTSTRHRQFISAIESQITQVEAALRESYIEEGKQPLRWVNLDEEERDDLAAFLSGTCQTTQSTNDEYMEVKQAKKEDKIVDIYTFRNRDISASEKSSKDVISVNKDTDYLIEIKADAVSRSNDDLVSQTDRTTSTRKTWSPPNYGALKIVIADEGEQRDKPTRTVDATPKEKGFRNLFWKQKFEDYPQATRIVRMFNQRFGGIGICQSQRQFQSPLHLRYGCSVQVTLALMLTIFLIVPFVLYST